The following is a genomic window from Microbispora sp. ZYX-F-249.
CGGACTGGATGTCCCTGCTGTGCGGCCTGCTGTTCATCGGAATGGGCATCCGCTATCTGACCGGGCCCGACCCCGACGCGGTGGTCATGGCGCCTATCCTCGTCGGAGGGCTGGGCTTCGCGGCCTTCGTCGCCATCCTCGCCAAGGTCATCCGCCGCTGATCCGCTGATTCGCTGATCTCGCTTCCGGCCGGTGCCGCGTCCGCGCGGTGCCGGCCGTTCGTCGTTTCCCGGCGATCCGGCTGACAGAAGCATACTGAGTATGCATACTGAGTATTCATGTCAGTACGACACGGCCTGCTCGCCCTGCTGACCCGGGGCCCGCGCTACGGCTACCAGCTCAGGGCCGAATTCGAGGCGTCCACGGCGACGACCTGGCCGCTGAACATCGGGCAGGTCTACACGACGCTGTCCCGCCTCGAACGCGACGGTTTGGTGGCCCGCGACGACCAGGGCGACCGGGACGAGCAGGGCCGGGTCCGGTACGCCATCACCCCCGAAGGCCGCGACGAGCTCGGCCGGTGGTTCGCCAGACCCGTCGCCCGGGCCGACCGGCCCCGCGACGAGCTCGTCATCAAGCTCGCGATGGCCGTCACCGCGCCCGGCGTGGACGTGGCGGCGGTCATCCGGGCCCAGCGGTCCGCGACGATGCGGGCCCTGCAGGAGCTCACCCGCGCCAAGCGGAGCCTCGACACCTCCGCCGAGGCCGCACAACGCCTGGTCGTCGACTCGATGATCTTCCATGCCGAGGCCGAGCAGCGCTGGCTCGACCACTGCGAAGCCGTCCTCGCCCGTCCCTCCGAGGAGAATCCGTGACCGAGAACCGCTCTCCGGACCGGTTACCCGAACCGGACGGCCACCCGGTCGTCCGCCTGACCGGTGTCGTACGTGTCCACGGCGAGGGGGCCGGGGCCGTCCACGCGCTGCGGGGCGTCAGCCTGGACGTCCACTCCGGCGAGCTGGTCGCGGTCATGGGTCCGTCCGGGTCAGGCAAGTCCACCCTGCTCAACCTCGCGGGCGGGCTCGACCGCCTGATGGAAGGGTCCGTGCTCCTCGAAGGCCGCGAACTGCGCACGCTGTCACCCAAGCGGCTGGCTGAGCTGCGCCGCCGGAGCGCCGGCTACGTCTTCCAGGACCTCAACCTCATCCCGTCGCTGACGGTCGCCGAGAACGTCGCGCTGCCGCGCGAGCTGGACGGCGTCCGTGCCGGTACGGCGAGGCGGGAAGCCCTGGAGGTGCTGGAGGAGATCGGCCTCGCGGACCTGGGCGACCGGTTCCCCGACGACCTGTCGGGCGGGCAGCGGCAGCGGGCCGCCATCGCCCGGGCGCTCGTCGGCGAGCGCCGCCTGCTCCTCGCGGACGAGCCGACCGGCGCCCTCGACACCCGGACCGGCGACGAGATCGTCCAGGTGCTCCGGCAGCGCGCCGACGCGGGGGCCGCCGTGCTGCTTGTCACGCACGAGCCCCGCTACGCGGCCTGGGCCGACCGCGTCGTCTTCCTCAAGGACGGGCGGATCATCGATTCGTCCGGCACGGACGACGTGGACGGCACGGACGGCACAGACGCGGGCGGCTTGGGCGCGGTGAGCGCTCGATGAGGGGCCTGCGCGCGGCGCTGCGGATCTCCCGCCGCAACGCCCTGCGGTCGAAGTGGCGCAGCGCGCTGATCCTCGCGATGATCGGGCTTCCGGTCGCCCTCGCCGTCTTCGCGCTGACCGCCCTCTTCGCTTCGGCGGGAACCGACCGCCAGCACTACCCGATCGGACAGGCCGACGCGGTGGTGACCGGCGCCCACGGGTGGGCGGGCCTCACCCAGGACGCCTGGGGCAACGGCATCTCCGCACAGCCCGACGACGTGCCGTTCACGCAGGACGAGGTCACGGCGCTGCTCGCGCCCGGCAGCCGGGTCATCCCGGTGGCGCGGGGGAGGTTCCGCTACCTGACCCCGCAGGGATACGAAACGGGAGAGATCCGCCAGGTCGATCTCCGCGATCCGATGTCCCGGGGCACCTTCCGGCTGACCGAGGGCAGGCTGCCCACCGCTCCCGGCGAGGCGGTGGTGTCCGCCGAGCGGCTGAACAGGGACGACGCTCCGGCCGTGACTCCGGGAGTGACGCTCCTCGTAGGCGAGGAACGCCGTCCGGTGCGGGTCGTCGGTGTGGCCCTGTTCACCTTGGCGGCAGTCGAGCCCACGCTCGCGACGTTCCCCGGCAGCCTGCCGGCCGACGCCTTCGGGCCGGTCGACTCCGAGCTGATGTCACGCGCCTGGCTCGTGGACTCTCCACGGCCGGTGACGTGGGCGGACGTGCGGCGGCTGAACGCGCAGGGCCTCGTGGTCGTCAGCCGGGCCGTCATCGACGGGCTCCCGGCGGACGAGCCGCACTCGCGTGTGTCCGACCTCGTGCGGGCGGTGCCGTGGGTCGCGATCATGCTGCTGGAGGTCGTCCTGCTGGCCGGGCCGGCCTTCGCCGTCGGGCGGCTGCGCAGGTCGCGCGAGTTCGCGCTGGTCGCCGTTCAGGGCGGCTCCCCCGCACACCTGCGGACGATCGCGCTCGCCGACGGCCTGCTGTTCGGCGTCGTCGCCTCCGCGCTCGGCGCGGCGCTGGGCGTCGTCGCGGCCCGGCTCGCGACGCCGCTGCTGGAGTGGCTGGCCGGAGTCCTGCTGGGTCCACGCCACGTCCCCTGGGCCGAGGTCGCGATGATCGCGGTGCTGGGCGTCGTCGCGGGGCTGCTGGCCGCGCTCGCCCCGGCCGTCGCGGCGAGCCGTGCGAACCCCATCGCCGTGCTGTCGGGCCGGCTCGAGCGGGGCCGTGAGCGGACGGGCCGTCCGCTGCTCGGAATCGTGCTCGTCGTCGCGGGTACGACGGCGACCATCGCGAGCGCGGGTCACGACATCGCCTGGACCGCGACATCGGCCCTGGTCACCCAGCTCGGCCTGGTCGCCCTGGTGCCGGTGTTCCTCGCGGCGGTGGCCCGGCGCGCCGCCCGGCTTCCCCTGCCGCTCCGCTTCGCCGCCAGGGACGCCGTACGCAACAGGGGCCGTACGGCACCCGCCGTCGCGGCGGTGATGACCGCGGTCGTGGCGCTGACGGCGGTGGGCGTGACATGGCAGAGCCGGCTCGCGCAGAGGCCGGCGTACGCGCAGGGCTACCCCCAGGCTCCCACCGGAGCGCTGTGGATCGCCGGACCGGACCTCACTCCCGGGCTGTGGAATCGGGTCCGCTCCGCCGTGCGCGAGGAACTGCCCACCGGTGTGCCGCTGGTGGAGGCACGGGTGCTCGCGACGAGGTCAGGCACCCCGGTGTACGCCTCAGTGCCGGACGACGATCCGGACGTGAACAGGGTGGAGTGGTCGAGTCCGACCAGAGCCGGCGACCTGCTGGTGGGGAACGAGGACCTGCTCCGCTACGTGCTGCGGCGCGACGACCCCGGGGCGGTGGCGGCGCTCCGCGAGGGGAAGGCCGTCGTGCTCAACCCGGCCGTCGTCCGGCAGGGACAGCTGCGCATCAGCGTGGGACACCAGTCCGGCGAATCCCCGGCGCTCACGCTGCCCGCCGTCGGCGTGCGGGCCACCGGGCAGGGCTGGGCCCGCGCGGTCGTCGCGCCCGAGGTGGCCGCGAAGAACGGGTACGCCACCGCGACCGCCATGCTCGTGGTGGATCCCGCGGACTTCCGCGTCCCCAAGGCGACGGCGGACCGGATCGTCGAGAAGGTGGAGCGCATCACCGGTAAGGCGGCCGCGCGGCTCGAAGTGCCGGAGGCTCCCGACGACACGATGCTCCTGCTCGTGCTGGGCATCGCCGCGGCCGTGCTCGTGCTGGGGATGACGTTCGTCGCGACCGCGCTGGCCGCCGTCGAGGCCCGGCCCGACCTGGAAACCATGTCGGCCGTGGGGGCGGCCCCCCGCGTGAAACGCGCGGTCGTCGCCGGGCAGGCCCTGGTGATCGCGCTGCTGGGCTCGGTCACGGGCGTGGTCGCCGGTTTCGCTCCGGGCATCGCCGTGGCCCGGCAGTCCGTCTCCCACCCGGCGATGTTCCTGCGTCCCGACGGCATGCTGACGACCACGCCGATGGCCGACGCCTCCGTGATCGCGATTCCGTGGCCGCTCGTCGGCCTGCTCCTCGTGGCGCTTCCCCTGCTGGCCGCGCTCGGCGGTGCCGCGTTCACGCGGTCGCGCCTGCCGCTCCCCCGGCGCAGGGTGACCTGACCCCGCGCCGGGGCCGGCCCGCCGTGCTCGCGCGCCGTGCTCAGCCGTCGGCCGGGCCCGAGGCGGCCCGTACGGCGGACAGGCAGCGTTCCACGACGGGCCGGGGGGCGAAGGCGTAGGTGCCGTCGCCGAACAGCTCGAAGGTCATGAACCCGTCGTATCCGCGCCGGGAGAAGGCGGCGAGGTAGTCGGCCAGGGGCAGTTCCCCTTCGCCCCACGCCAGGTGCCCGGCCGGGCGGCCGTCGATCAGGTGCACGTGGCGGACGCGGTCGCCGAGCACGTCGAAGTAGTCGTCCACGCTCTCGCCCGCGACCGCCATGCCGACCGTGTCGAGCACGGCGGCGAGGTTCGGCGCGGCGACCTCGTCCAGCATCCGCGCGAGCGCCCGCGAATCGTTGAGGAGGTTCGACTCGACCCGCTGCAGGGGTTCGAGCACGCACGTCACCCCGAGGGCCGCGGCGTGCGCGGCGATCTCGCCGAGCGCGTCGGCGGAGCGGCGCCACCCCGCCTCCGGCGGCTCGTCCTCATACCCCCGGCCGGGCGTCAGCAGCAGGAGCTCGGCGCCGAGCTCCGCGCACAGCTCGGCCGCCCGGCGGAACATCGCGATGCTGGAGGCGCGCAGCCGGGTGTCGGGCGAGGCGATGTTGACCGGATACATCACCTGCTCCGGGGTGAGGCAGCGCACCCGCAGGCCGCGGGAGGCGGCCCGGCGGCGTACGGCACGGGCCTCGGCGTCGCTCACCTGCGGCACGTGGAAGTGGGGGGCGATGCCCCACAGCTCCACCTCCTCGCGGCCGAGGCCGGCCGCGTCGTCCAGGAACCGGTCGAACGGCAGGTGCTGGTAGGAGAAGTTCGATCCGGTGATCCGGGGGAAGGACATCGGCGCTCCCGTCGTACGCGAAGGCTCTGCTGTCATTTTCCGACCCCGTCCGCCGTGCTCACTTGCCGACTCCGTCGGCCATGCTCACTTGCCGACTCCGTCGGCCATGCTCACTTGCCGACTCCGTCGGCGAGGCCCCTGACGATGTACCGCTGGCCGAAGAAGAACAGCAGCACCACCGGGACGGCGGCGATCGTCATGCCGGCGAACACGACGGGGAACTCGGTGCCGTGTTTGCTCATCAGGCTCATCAGGCCGACGGGAAGAGTCTGCACGCCCGCGCCGCTGGTGAACACCATGGCGAACAGGTACTCGTTCCAGGCGAACAGGATGTGCAGCAGGACCGTCGAGACGATGATCGGCTTGCACATCGGGAGGGTGATCCGCCAGAACGCCGTCCAGCGCCCGCAGCCGTCCATCTCCGCCGCCTCGTCCACCTCGCGCGGCAGGTCCAGCATGTACGCCCGGATGAGGAACGTGGTGAAGGGCACCCGGAACGCCGTGTACAGGATCAGCAGCGCCCAGAAGCTGTTGTACAGGCCCATGGACTGGAACATCTTCACCAGCGGCACCAGCGCCACGCTCGGGGCGAGCATCAGCCCGCCGAGGATCACCCCGGTGACCACCTTGCCGAACGGGATGTCCACCCGGGCGAGGCCGTACGCCGCCCACGCGCTGACGAACACGGTCGCGACGGTCGACGTGACCGTGACCAGGACGCTGGTGGTGAGGTAGTTGCTCACCCCGCGGTTCCATGCCTTCTGGTAGCTGTCGAAGCCCCAGTGGGAGGGCAGCGCGAAGGGGTTCCCGAAGATCTCCGCGTTGGTCTTGAAACCGTTGAGCAGCATCCACAGCAGCGGATAGATCACCACCACCGCGAGACAGAGCAGGAACGCCCACAGGAGCAGCCGGGCGATCACCCCGAGGAAGCCGAGACGCGTCACCACTCCACCCTTCTCCTGCGCGCGACCCACAGTTGCGCGACGGCGATGGCGAGCGTGACCACGAAGATGACCGTCGCGATCGCGGCCGCGTAGCCGAAGTCGTTGCGGACGAAGCCGCTGCGGTACAGCCAGGTGCCCAGCACCTGGGTGGAGTTGTTCGGCCCGCCGCTGGTCATCACCATGACCTCGTTGAACACCTGGAACGCCCCCGAGATCGTGAGCATGATCAGCACGCCGGTCATCTCGCGGACCAGGGGGACGGTCACGTGGAAGAAGCGGCGGATCGGGCCGGTGCCGTCCAGCGCCGCGGCCTGGTAGATCTCGCGGGGGATGCGCTGGATGGCGACGGCGAACAGCAGGGTCGAGTAGCCGAAGCCCTGCCACTGGCTCATCGCCATGACCGCCGGCATGGCCGTGCCCTCCTCGCCCAGCCACGCGTGCCGGAGCCCGTCGAGGCCGACCGCCTCCAGCAGGTGGTTGAGCAGCCCGAGGTTGGGCTCGTAGATGAAGTAGAAGAGCAGGCCGGCGACGGTCAGCGAGATCGCGCAGGGAATGAAGTAGATCGCCCGCAGGGCGCGCTGCCACCGCTCGCTGCGCACGCCCTCGATGAGCGCGGCCAGCACGAGCGAGCCGAACACCTGGAAGACGATCGACACCACCGCGAACAGCACGTTGTTGCGCAGCGAGGTCCAGAAGACCGGATCGTCGACGAGCTTGGCGTAGTTGCCGAGCCCGACGTACTCCTGACTCCCGCTGAAGATGTCCCACTTGAGCGTGCTGAACCCGAAGTTCTCCACCAGCGGGAAGTACACGAACACCCCGACCAGCGCGAGGGCGGGGACCACCCACGCGAGCCCGGCGGCCCGTCTGCTCATGGCGCGCACCGGCCTGCCCTCCCGGCTACTTCGCCGCGGCCGAGGCCTGGCGCACGCTCTCGAGCACCTGCTCGGGTGTCTTGCTCCCGGTGATCAGCGCCTCGCCGCCGGACAGCCACGCGTCGGCGACCTCGGGGACGGTGACCGTGTCGAGCCACGCGGCCAGCTTCGGCGCCTTGTTGACCAGCTCGATGCCCTCGTAGACCGCCTTGCTGGAGGTCTCGGGCGTGACCGCGCCGATGACCGTGCTGGGCTGGCCGTACGGCGGCGCCGAGAGCGTCTGGGCGTTCTTCGTGCTCGTGACGAACTTCATGAAGTCGACGGCGAGCGGGATGCGCGGCGACGCGGCGTTGATGAGATATCCCTCGGGAGACCCCTCGACGATGGTCGCGTCGCCGGCCGCGCCCTGCGGCGCCGGAAGCTGGAAGATGCCGAAGTCGCCGACGGGGAGCTTGCCCTCGGCGGTCTCGTTGTCGAACTCCAGGATCTCCTGGTAGTACATCGCGGACTTGCCGTCGGCGAACGCCTCCTGCGCCGAGGAGTACAGCACGCCGTTGGTGCCGGTTTTGGTGTCGGTGCAGGTGTCGACGAGGGTCTTGAAGCGCGTGAGGGCCTTCACGTAGCCGGGGTCGTCGAGCTTGGCCGTCGCAGGCTTGAGGTCGGCCTCGAAGGTGGCCGTCGGCACGTCGTACGCGAAGAGCTGCTGCATGTAGTGGAGGGCCGGCCAGCCGTCCTTGTTGCCGAAGGAGATCGGCTCGTACCCGGCCTTGCGCAGCGCCGTGCAGCTGTCGATCAGCTCCTCGAACGTCTTGGGCACCTCGACCCCGGCCTTGGCGAACGCGGCCTTGTTGTAGCCCATGAACTTGCCGTTGCCGTACAGCGGGATCCCGTAGTACTTCCCGTCGTAGGCGAAGGCCGACAGCGCCCCCTCGCTGAAGGTCTTGCCCCACTCCGTGCCGGGCCCGATCACCTTGGTCAGGTCCGCCGCGCGGCCGCCGCGGACGAAGTTCTCCGCCCAGGTGCCGGTCCACGTGAAGTAGACGTCCGGCAGGGCGTTCGACGCCGTCAGCGTCTTGGTCTTGTCCTTGATGCTCTGGTCGGTCTCCTGGATGAGCTCGACCTTCACCCCGGGATGGAGCTTCTCGTACTCCGCGGCCAGGTCCTCGAAGTACGGCTCGAGGGGCTCACCGGCGAACTTCGTGAGGATGCTCAACGTGCCCGAGTAGTCGGGGCTGGCGGCGGCGTCTGCCGCGGGAGCCTTGTCCGCCTGGCCGCCGCCGGTGCATCCGGCCAGGGCGAGCACCGACGTTCCGGCGAGGGCCGCGAACGTCGTCAGTGCGCGAGGGCGCATGGGCTTCCTTTCTCTCTCAGGGGGGAGGAGGGACCGCCGGTGCGGGAGCACCTCGGATCCGCGGGGACGCGCCGCCGGCACGACCCACTTGATGACGGGTGACTGTACAGAGCATGTGATACCGGTACCAGACCTGTTCACAAGAATTTTTCCTCCGGCGGCTCCCCAGGACCGCCCGTCACGACGAAACAGCATGTCACAGGGGTATCGGTGACCGAAATACGTCTCCCTGTTGACGCCCGCCCGTCAGGTGTGCCAGCGTGACCACCGCGTGATACCGGTATCAGGCAGCAGGGCGCCCCGGTCCGCAGGCAATCCCCGAAAGGACGCGATGATGCTCGGATTCAACGAGCCGGAATTCCTCTCCCAGATGGCGAGCGCGGTGGCGCTGCGGCCGCAGATCGAGGAACTGGTCGATCGGCTCGTGGACGAGGGATTCGACAACCTCTACCTGGTCGGCGCCGGCGGCACCTACGCCCAGATGTGGCCGTACGAGCGGCTGGCCCGGCAGCGCTCCACCTTCGACGTGCGCGCGGTGATCGCGGCCGAGCTGATCGCCGCGGGCGAGGCGGCGCTGGGCGAGCGGTCGGTCGCGGTCTTCACCTCCGCCTCCGGCACCACCGACGACACCGTGCGGGCCATCGAGTACTGCAAGGCCAAGGGCGCCCACACGATCGGCATCACCGGCTACCCCGAGTCGCCCGTGGCCCAGAACGTGGACACCGCGCTGATCACCGAGCCCAAGGCGTGGCCGTTCGACCCGCAGATGCTGCTCCTCACGACCCGGCTGCTGTCCCGGCGGGGCGAGTTCGACGGCTACGAGAAGCTCGCCGGCGAGCTCGACGGCCTGCCGCGGATCCTGCTGGAGGTCGCCAGGCAGACCGAGCCCGTCGCCGAGAAGTTCGCCGACGAGCACAAGGACACCGGCTACTACTTCCTCATCGGCGGCGGCAACCTGTGGTCGTACACCTACCTGTACTCCATGTGCATCCTCGAGGAGATGCAGTGGCTGCACACCACGCGGGTGCACAGCGCCGAGTTCTTCCACGGCTCGCTCGAACTGCTGGAGGAGGACACCAGCGTCATCGTCTTCCAGGGTGAGGACGAGGGGCGCCCGCTGACCGACCGCGCGGCGGCCTTCGCCAAGCGCATCTCCAAGGACGTCACGGTCCTCGACACCAAGGACTACCCGCTCGAGGGGATCAGCCCCGAGTTCCGCGGCCTGCTCGGGCCGCTGGTCATGGACGTGGCGACCGGCCGGCTGAGCAAGCACCTGGAGCGGGTGCGCGACCACTCCCTCGAACTGCGCCGCTACTACCGCGTCATGGACTACTGACGGTCGTCCGTCGCTGATCCCCCGCTCACGGCGCCGCACCGGCCGCGCGCCCCCAGGGCCCCCGCGTTCCCCACGCGGGGGCCCGCCTTGAAGGAGAGTCCATGAGAGTCCTCGGCTTCGGCGACAACATCGTCGACCGGTTCCTCGACCGCGGCATCGAGTACCCCGGCGGCAACAGCGTCAACGTGGCCGTCTACGCCCGGCGCCTCGGCGCCGACGCCGCCTACCTCGGCGTGTTCGGCGACGACGACCTCGGCGGCTTCATCCGCGCGTCGATCGCCGCGCAGGGGGTCGCCGTCGACCGCTGCGCCGTACGGGCCGGTGAGAGCGGCGTCTCCACCCTGCGCGTCGACGACGGCGACCGGGTCTTTCTCGGCTGGAACGGCGGCGGCGTCACCACCAGGGAGCCGATCGTCCTCGACGACGGCCTCCTCCGATACGCCGCCTCGTTCGACCTGGTGCACTCCAGCGTGTACTCGGGCAGCGAGAGCGAGCTGCCGAAGCTGGCCCGGCTGGACACGCTGGTGAGCTACGACCTGTCCAGCGAGGACGAGTACCGCACGCCGGCCTACCTCGACCGGGTCTGCCCGCACGCCGATCTCGTCCTGCTGTCGTGCTCGCACCTCGGCGAGGACGCCACGCGGGCCCTCCTGGCCGACGTCGTACGGCGGGGTGCGGCGCTCGCGCTGGCCACCCGGGGCGAGGAAGGGGCGATCGCCCACGACGGCCGCGTCACCCTCACCACGGCGGCGGTGCGCGTGGAGGACTCCCGGCTGATGGTGGACACGATGGGCTGCGGCGACGCCTTCCTCGCGGGGTTCGCGGTGTCCCTGCTGCGCGCGGGCTGGCGCGCGGGCGCCGCGCCGGACGGCGACATGATCGAGACCGCCCTGCGCGACGGCGCGCGGTCGGCCCACGACCAGTGCCTGGTGGAAGGCGCTTTCGGTCACGGGCGGCCGGTGGTCGCTAGCATGTCGCCATCCCGCGATCTCGAGAAGTGAGGGACGCCACCCATGCCAGCTGACCGGGGCCAGACCGCCGGGCGGGCCACGATCTCCGAGGTGGCGGCCGAGGCGGGCGTCGGGCGGGCGACCGCCGCCCGCACGCTGGGCGGGTACGGGCACGTCAGCCCGGAGCTGCGCAAGCGCGTGCTGGAGGCGGCCGAGAAGCTCGGCTACCGCGCCAACGCGCTGGCCCGCAGCATGTCGACCGGGGTCAGCCACACCATCGGCGTGATCGTCGCCGACATCGGCAACCCCTTCTTCGCGGGGGTGGTGCGCGGAATCTGCGACGCCTCCCGCGCCCGCGGCTTCGACACGATCGTCCTGAGCACCTACGAGGAGCTCGACGAGGAGATCGCGGCGATGAACGTGCTGATCGACAAGCGCGTCGACGGCGTCGTCGTCGCCTCGGCCGCGCTGAGCGGCCGGGACGTCGGTCACGTCAAGGAGGCGCTGAAGCGGGGCGTCCCGGTCGTCCTCGTCGACCGGGCGGTCCCCTCGCTCGACCTCGACGCGGTGGTCATCGACAACCGCGACGCCGCCCGCGAGGCGGTCGAGCGGCTCATCGCGGCCGGGCACCGGCGGATCGGCTTCGTGTGGGGGCCGCCCGTGCCGGAGCCGCCGGCGACCCGGCGCGAGCTGCTGGCGGCGGCGTCCCGCAACCTGTGGACCGACGGCGAGCGCCTGCGCGGCTACCTCGACGCGCTCGACGACGCGCGGATCCCCTTCGATCCCGAGCTGGTGATGGTCGGGCGGAAGGTCGAGGAGCGGGTGACCGAGGAGGTCGCCCGCATGCTCGCCCTGCCGGACCGCATCACCGCGCTGTTCTGCACCGAGACCGAGGCGGTGACGGGAGCCCTGCGCGCGCTGCGGGCCGCCGGGCTGTCCTACCCGCGCGACGTCGCCCTCATCGGCTTCGACGACAGCGCCTGGGCGGCGGTCATGGACCCGCCGCTGACGATGATCGAGCAGCCGGTGCACGAGCTCGGCGCCAAGGCCGCCGAGGTGCTCCTCGACATCGTCCGGGGGGCCGAGCCCGGCAGGCGGATCCACACGCTGCGCTCCCGTCTCATCGAGCGCTCCTCGGTCGCCCCTCCACCCGCGTAGGCGGCGGGGCGGTCAGCGGGGGATCAGCTCGGCGGAGCGCTGCTGAGGGAGGCCGGCGAGGCGCCGCTGGCCCTCGGTGAGCAGCGCCGCGATCGGGCCGGGCTCGCGCAGCCGGGTGAGCCGGTCGCGGTTGTACTTGCGCAGCCGCGCCGCGCGGCGCTTGGCCGCCGCCGCCTTGAACGCCGCGACGTGCTCGCGGTCGGCCTTGCGCGCGCCGCTCAGCTCGTAGCCGTACGCCGTGAGCCGCTCGCCGAGCACCTCCTCGCACAGCGAGATCTCCCAGGGCTCCAGCCGGGAGGCCCACTTGCCCGAGTGGGCGGTGGTCACCTCCTCGTGGGTGTTGCTGTGCCACACCTTGTGCTTGGGCACGGCGAGCTCGGCCATGTGGCGGGGCTCGCACATCCCCGGGTCGTAGTCCTCGCCGATGAACACGCACAGCTTCTTCAGCTCGGTCTCCGGATCGGCGGTGAGGTCCTCGTACCGCAGCTCGTAGAAGCTGTCGGCGGGCAGCTTGCGGGCGTGCCGCCGGCCGAAGTCGATCGCCTCGGCCCAGTTGGCCATGGCGTGCACGGCGTCCGCCTTGTACCAGGGCATCTGCTTGAGCGAGGCCACGCAGTCGCGGCCGTCCCTGACGAGGTGGACGAACTGCGCGTCGGGGAACATCCGCATCAGCATCTCGACGTGCCGGTAGTAGCTGGGCCGCTTGTCGCCCCAGCGCGGCTTGCCGAAGCGCTCGGCGTAGCTCTTGAAGACCATGCCGATGACCGAGCCGAAGCTGCCGGGGCCGAGCATGGCCGCCTGGACGAAATCGGGGCGGCTCAGCCCGAGCTCGTGGAACTTCGTGGTGCGGCCCTCGGCGATCCAGGTCGCCAGCTTGCGCCTGTTGTCGGCCAGCCGCATGTCGCCGTACGCCCGGCGGGAGAAGTAGGCCGGGACGAGGAACCGCGTCTCGGGCGGAACCGCGATGCGCGGATGCGAGTGCAGCATGAGCTGCAGCATGGTGGTGCCGGAGCGCGGGCAGCCGACGACGAAGACAGGTCTGTCCGTATGCATGAGTTCTATCCCCCGTGGTGAAATTTCCGGACGCCAGGCCGCCGCCCTCCCCCGGGCGCGGCTCGTGACGCGGGTCCTACGGCGTCATGCCGTACGAGCTGGTGGATCGGGCCGGGAACGGCCGGTCAGACGAGGATCTTCTC
Proteins encoded in this region:
- a CDS encoding PadR family transcriptional regulator, whose amino-acid sequence is MSVRHGLLALLTRGPRYGYQLRAEFEASTATTWPLNIGQVYTTLSRLERDGLVARDDQGDRDEQGRVRYAITPEGRDELGRWFARPVARADRPRDELVIKLAMAVTAPGVDVAAVIRAQRSATMRALQELTRAKRSLDTSAEAAQRLVVDSMIFHAEAEQRWLDHCEAVLARPSEENP
- a CDS encoding ABC transporter ATP-binding protein → MTENRSPDRLPEPDGHPVVRLTGVVRVHGEGAGAVHALRGVSLDVHSGELVAVMGPSGSGKSTLLNLAGGLDRLMEGSVLLEGRELRTLSPKRLAELRRRSAGYVFQDLNLIPSLTVAENVALPRELDGVRAGTARREALEVLEEIGLADLGDRFPDDLSGGQRQRAAIARALVGERRLLLADEPTGALDTRTGDEIVQVLRQRADAGAAVLLVTHEPRYAAWADRVVFLKDGRIIDSSGTDDVDGTDGTDAGGLGAVSAR
- a CDS encoding FtsX-like permease family protein; translation: MRGLRAALRISRRNALRSKWRSALILAMIGLPVALAVFALTALFASAGTDRQHYPIGQADAVVTGAHGWAGLTQDAWGNGISAQPDDVPFTQDEVTALLAPGSRVIPVARGRFRYLTPQGYETGEIRQVDLRDPMSRGTFRLTEGRLPTAPGEAVVSAERLNRDDAPAVTPGVTLLVGEERRPVRVVGVALFTLAAVEPTLATFPGSLPADAFGPVDSELMSRAWLVDSPRPVTWADVRRLNAQGLVVVSRAVIDGLPADEPHSRVSDLVRAVPWVAIMLLEVVLLAGPAFAVGRLRRSREFALVAVQGGSPAHLRTIALADGLLFGVVASALGAALGVVAARLATPLLEWLAGVLLGPRHVPWAEVAMIAVLGVVAGLLAALAPAVAASRANPIAVLSGRLERGRERTGRPLLGIVLVVAGTTATIASAGHDIAWTATSALVTQLGLVALVPVFLAAVARRAARLPLPLRFAARDAVRNRGRTAPAVAAVMTAVVALTAVGVTWQSRLAQRPAYAQGYPQAPTGALWIAGPDLTPGLWNRVRSAVREELPTGVPLVEARVLATRSGTPVYASVPDDDPDVNRVEWSSPTRAGDLLVGNEDLLRYVLRRDDPGAVAALREGKAVVLNPAVVRQGQLRISVGHQSGESPALTLPAVGVRATGQGWARAVVAPEVAAKNGYATATAMLVVDPADFRVPKATADRIVEKVERITGKAAARLEVPEAPDDTMLLLVLGIAAAVLVLGMTFVATALAAVEARPDLETMSAVGAAPRVKRAVVAGQALVIALLGSVTGVVAGFAPGIAVARQSVSHPAMFLRPDGMLTTTPMADASVIAIPWPLVGLLLVALPLLAALGGAAFTRSRLPLPRRRVT
- a CDS encoding sugar phosphate isomerase/epimerase family protein — its product is MSFPRITGSNFSYQHLPFDRFLDDAAGLGREEVELWGIAPHFHVPQVSDAEARAVRRRAASRGLRVRCLTPEQVMYPVNIASPDTRLRASSIAMFRRAAELCAELGAELLLLTPGRGYEDEPPEAGWRRSADALGEIAAHAAALGVTCVLEPLQRVESNLLNDSRALARMLDEVAAPNLAAVLDTVGMAVAGESVDDYFDVLGDRVRHVHLIDGRPAGHLAWGEGELPLADYLAAFSRRGYDGFMTFELFGDGTYAFAPRPVVERCLSAVRAASGPADG
- a CDS encoding carbohydrate ABC transporter permease — translated: MVTRLGFLGVIARLLLWAFLLCLAVVVIYPLLWMLLNGFKTNAEIFGNPFALPSHWGFDSYQKAWNRGVSNYLTTSVLVTVTSTVATVFVSAWAAYGLARVDIPFGKVVTGVILGGLMLAPSVALVPLVKMFQSMGLYNSFWALLILYTAFRVPFTTFLIRAYMLDLPREVDEAAEMDGCGRWTAFWRITLPMCKPIIVSTVLLHILFAWNEYLFAMVFTSGAGVQTLPVGLMSLMSKHGTEFPVVFAGMTIAAVPVVLLFFFGQRYIVRGLADGVGK
- a CDS encoding carbohydrate ABC transporter permease, with translation MSRRAAGLAWVVPALALVGVFVYFPLVENFGFSTLKWDIFSGSQEYVGLGNYAKLVDDPVFWTSLRNNVLFAVVSIVFQVFGSLVLAALIEGVRSERWQRALRAIYFIPCAISLTVAGLLFYFIYEPNLGLLNHLLEAVGLDGLRHAWLGEEGTAMPAVMAMSQWQGFGYSTLLFAVAIQRIPREIYQAAALDGTGPIRRFFHVTVPLVREMTGVLIMLTISGAFQVFNEVMVMTSGGPNNSTQVLGTWLYRSGFVRNDFGYAAAIATVIFVVTLAIAVAQLWVARRRRVEW
- a CDS encoding ABC transporter substrate-binding protein, with amino-acid sequence MRPRALTTFAALAGTSVLALAGCTGGGQADKAPAADAAASPDYSGTLSILTKFAGEPLEPYFEDLAAEYEKLHPGVKVELIQETDQSIKDKTKTLTASNALPDVYFTWTGTWAENFVRGGRAADLTKVIGPGTEWGKTFSEGALSAFAYDGKYYGIPLYGNGKFMGYNKAAFAKAGVEVPKTFEELIDSCTALRKAGYEPISFGNKDGWPALHYMQQLFAYDVPTATFEADLKPATAKLDDPGYVKALTRFKTLVDTCTDTKTGTNGVLYSSAQEAFADGKSAMYYQEILEFDNETAEGKLPVGDFGIFQLPAPQGAAGDATIVEGSPEGYLINAASPRIPLAVDFMKFVTSTKNAQTLSAPPYGQPSTVIGAVTPETSSKAVYEGIELVNKAPKLAAWLDTVTVPEVADAWLSGGEALITGSKTPEQVLESVRQASAAAK